Genomic window (Candidatus Binatus sp.):
TGTGCGGCAAGGTGCATCACGGCGTCAAGTCGCAGGCGGCCGGCGCCGACGTGGTCGTCGCGCAAGGCACCGAGGCCGGCGGCCATACCGGCGAGATCGGGATGCTATCGCTGGTGCCGCAGATGATCGACGCGGTCAAGCTGCCGGTGCTGGCCGCCGGAGGAATCGCCGACGGACGACAGATCGCGGCGGCGCTCACCCTCGGTGCGCAGGGCGTCGTGATCGGAACGCGCTTTATCGCAACGCCCGAGGCGCAGGCGGCGCCGGGCTACCGCGACGCGATCGTAAGGGCGCACGAGGATTCCACCATGCGCACGCGCGCATACACCGGCAAGACCTGCCGCGTCATCCGCACCGAATATGCGCTCGAGTGGGAGAAGGATCCCTCGAAGATTCAACCGTTCCCCATGCAGGCGATGACCTCGCAGCACAACGGAGTCATGAACTTTAGCGGACTCGGCGGCAACCCCTTCGATCCCAATCGCACGTTCATGCCGACCGGACAGGGCGCAGGATTGATCCACGAGATCAAGCCGACGGCGGAAGTGTTCGCCGATTTGTTGCGCGAGACCGAGGCGGCGCTGCAAAAAGCGCAGCAATTGCTGTCGGGCGATCCCGTGCGACAGCATTCTGCGTCGCCGGCGCGGCAGGGGTGACCCCTGCGAATTAATACTGGCCCGTCGTGCCAACGACCGCCCGCCGTTGGCGGGCGCGGCCCCTGCCGCGGGCTTAATACTGCGCTGCCGTCGCCACGGCCAGGGGTGACCCCGCGCGCGCGATCAAACGCCGCGGGAAATGCCCGGCCAGATCTGCTTATGCATCTGCATTTGCAGCCGCGCCGGGATTCGATCCTCGAGTATCCACGCCGCGAGCGCGGCGGGCGCCAGTTGTCCGAGCACGGGGCTCATCAATAGCGCGCCCACGCGCCGGGCAAGGTCGCGCGCGACGATTGCGTCCCTGGCCCATTGGTAATCCGCGCGATCGGCGACTACAAATTTGATCTCGTCGCGGCGGGTCAGATGGTCGAGGTTGCTCCAAAGATTCCGCTCGCATTCGCCGCTGCCCGGACACTTGAGGTCCATGATCTTGATGACGCGCGGGTCGAGCCGGCCGACGTCCACCGCCCCCGACGTCTCGATCATCACGGTCTGGCCGGATTCGAGCATGGCCTCCGCCAGCGGATACACGCCCTCCTGCAGCAGCGGTTCGCCGCCGGTCACTTCGACCAGGTCGCAGCGGTAGCCGCGAATTATTTCGGCGACCTCGGCAATCGGCATCTGGCGGCCTTCGTAGAATGCGTACTCGGTGTCGCACCATTTGCATCGCAGGTTGCATCCGGTTAATCGCACGAACACGCATGGCCGGCCCGCGTGCGTGGATTCGCCCTGGATGCTGTAAAAGATTTCGTTGATATGCAGGCGTTCGGAAGTCATTTTTCGCCGCGATGCGCCGGTCCGCGCGCTCGCGCGGCGTCGCGCGCTTCCTCGATCACGACGCGCAGCGCTACTTTGTGCTCGGCGGCGATTCGCCGGCAGTCATCGTACTCTGGCGAAATCGTAGTCGGCTCGCGCCCATGCGCGCCCGATGTTTTGACCCGAACCATGCCCCATCGCGTCTGGACCTCGTGAATCTCGCGATGCAGTTTGAGGCGCTCGACGCCGTGGAACCGCAGTCCGATCGTCGAGGTCTCCGCAAAGATAATTTCCGCGATCGCGTCGCGGCGCGTGGCCTCGGCGATCACGCCCAGGGTCACCGCCGGGCGGCTCTTCTTCATCATCGTGGGCGTAATCGTCACGTCGCGCGCACCTGCGGCAAACAGGCGATTCATCACATGGTCGTAAATCTGCGGGCTAAGGTCGTCGATATTTGCGGAGATCTCGATCATCTCGTCGCTGTCGAACGCGGCCCGCTCGCGCCCGAGCATCAGCCGCAACACATTGGGCCGATCTTCCAGCTCGCGCGCGCCCGCGCCGTAGCCGATTTTCTCGACTTCGAACCCAAGTGGGATGGCCG
Coding sequences:
- a CDS encoding nitronate monooxygenase, producing the protein MLHTPICDYFGIKYPILLAGMGGVAMHRLVAAVSNAGGLGVLGAASLSPDDLRAEIRKIRELTDKPFAVDMLAPIPDMMRPHVPVMIEEKIKVFVAGLSVPQEFVKVMHDNGMKIVVMCGKVHHGVKSQAAGADVVVAQGTEAGGHTGEIGMLSLVPQMIDAVKLPVLAAGGIADGRQIAAALTLGAQGVVIGTRFIATPEAQAAPGYRDAIVRAHEDSTMRTRAYTGKTCRVIRTEYALEWEKDPSKIQPFPMQAMTSQHNGVMNFSGLGGNPFDPNRTFMPTGQGAGLIHEIKPTAEVFADLLRETEAALQKAQQLLSGDPVRQHSASPARQG
- a CDS encoding radical SAM protein, yielding MTSERLHINEIFYSIQGESTHAGRPCVFVRLTGCNLRCKWCDTEYAFYEGRQMPIAEVAEIIRGYRCDLVEVTGGEPLLQEGVYPLAEAMLESGQTVMIETSGAVDVGRLDPRVIKIMDLKCPGSGECERNLWSNLDHLTRRDEIKFVVADRADYQWARDAIVARDLARRVGALLMSPVLGQLAPAALAAWILEDRIPARLQMQMHKQIWPGISRGV